One window of the Leptospira broomii serovar Hurstbridge str. 5399 genome contains the following:
- a CDS encoding ClpXP protease specificity-enhancing factor SspB: MDHNPEDITVLRDFKKQLFSLYWERFGTFYLHAMPHPDLKIGKRGLIGDESESGIILVIGPRAARDIRIEQDWAYAELQFGYTWEQVFIPWDAVFRYFDKSQQTVSQMRIFLGKLQSSAGTGPEFAETDSLPSSGEFVTESKAKGKKRKDNVIEVDFGSKNKK, translated from the coding sequence ATGGATCATAACCCCGAAGATATCACCGTACTTCGCGATTTTAAAAAACAACTCTTCTCCCTCTATTGGGAAAGGTTCGGTACTTTCTATCTGCATGCTATGCCTCATCCCGATTTAAAAATCGGAAAGAGAGGCTTAATCGGAGATGAATCTGAATCCGGAATTATATTAGTCATAGGTCCGCGAGCCGCGAGGGACATTCGTATAGAACAGGATTGGGCTTACGCAGAACTTCAATTCGGGTACACTTGGGAGCAAGTTTTCATTCCTTGGGACGCAGTGTTTCGGTACTTCGATAAATCTCAGCAAACCGTTTCGCAAATGAGAATTTTCTTAGGCAAGCTGCAATCTTCCGCGGGAACTGGTCCTGAATTCGCCGAAACCGATTCTTTGCCCTCGTCCGGAGAATTCGTTACAGAATCGAAGGCCAAAGGAAAGAAGCGCAAAGACAACGTCATTGAAGTGGATTTCGGGAGTAAAAACAAAAAATGA
- a CDS encoding permease: protein MSNYRWFVPGDLDGFFGLMIDNLIQILVLVALCVGPCGMPQEFVFRVIIPGAAVSLLLGNLFYAFQARQLAKAEGRTDVTALPYGINTVSLFAFVFFVMFPVYLKTGSYKAAWAMGLLASFLSGLIEMLGAFVAERIRKATPRAALLSALAGIALTFISMDFLIRTFQNPLVAFVPFGIILLQYFGRVVFPFKIPGGLISVVVGTILAWYSPYFSGKPIMDPEALKSSVGIGLYLPIWSAGEIFSVFKEADIREYLSIILPMGIFNVIGSLQNIESAEAAGDKFNTRNSLLANGIGTVAGSFFGSPFPTTIYIGHPGWKALGARAGYSTLNGVFMTVAAFLGLMGFLSKLIPIEAGMAIVLWIGIVIGSQAFEATPTRHAPAVVIGLLPAIAGWGVLLIQSTFNYADPILTKAIEGTAAASQTPNIWLSLVPANQPIFPYPLEGLLSLSQGFLLSSMVWAAIATFVIDRDFKKAILASLAGVFLSATGFIHAYSLRGNAILTPFEPNFGPFVKGYLLLVLLFLLASFLRKEPRAV, encoded by the coding sequence ATGAGTAATTACAGATGGTTCGTACCGGGAGATCTCGACGGTTTCTTCGGCCTAATGATCGACAATTTAATTCAGATCTTAGTGTTAGTCGCCCTCTGCGTCGGGCCATGCGGAATGCCTCAAGAATTCGTTTTTCGAGTTATTATTCCCGGCGCGGCAGTTTCTTTGTTATTGGGAAACTTATTCTACGCCTTTCAAGCGAGGCAACTTGCAAAAGCGGAAGGTAGAACCGATGTCACTGCGCTACCATACGGGATTAACACCGTATCACTTTTCGCTTTCGTATTTTTCGTAATGTTTCCCGTTTATTTAAAAACGGGAAGTTATAAGGCTGCCTGGGCGATGGGCCTACTAGCGAGCTTTCTCTCAGGATTGATCGAAATGTTAGGAGCCTTTGTTGCGGAAAGGATTCGGAAAGCCACGCCCCGTGCTGCGCTTCTTTCCGCTCTTGCAGGAATCGCTCTCACATTCATCTCGATGGATTTTTTAATTCGAACCTTTCAGAATCCTCTAGTCGCTTTCGTTCCTTTCGGAATTATTTTATTACAATATTTTGGACGCGTGGTTTTTCCTTTTAAAATTCCGGGCGGCCTGATTTCGGTCGTAGTCGGAACTATCTTGGCTTGGTATTCTCCCTATTTTTCGGGAAAACCGATTATGGATCCGGAAGCGTTAAAATCCTCGGTCGGCATCGGATTGTATCTTCCGATCTGGAGCGCAGGTGAAATTTTTTCCGTATTTAAGGAAGCGGATATCAGAGAGTATCTTTCGATCATTCTCCCGATGGGAATTTTCAACGTAATCGGATCTCTTCAAAATATAGAATCCGCCGAGGCGGCCGGAGATAAATTCAATACTCGAAATTCTCTTCTAGCGAACGGAATCGGAACCGTTGCAGGTTCATTCTTCGGTTCGCCCTTCCCTACTACGATTTATATCGGTCATCCCGGTTGGAAAGCGCTAGGAGCGAGGGCCGGCTACTCTACGCTGAACGGAGTTTTTATGACCGTCGCGGCTTTCTTGGGGCTTATGGGATTCCTTTCTAAGCTTATCCCTATCGAGGCAGGAATGGCAATCGTCTTATGGATCGGAATCGTAATCGGCTCCCAAGCTTTCGAAGCGACTCCGACTCGGCATGCGCCCGCCGTAGTGATCGGTTTACTACCTGCGATTGCGGGTTGGGGCGTTCTCTTAATCCAGAGTACTTTTAATTACGCGGATCCGATTTTAACGAAGGCGATCGAGGGAACTGCTGCGGCTTCCCAGACTCCGAATATTTGGCTATCATTGGTCCCCGCAAATCAACCCATCTTTCCGTATCCGTTAGAGGGGCTCTTAAGTCTTTCTCAAGGATTTCTTCTATCTTCCATGGTATGGGCGGCGATTGCGACGTTTGTGATCGATCGAGATTTTAAGAAGGCGATTCTGGCGAGCTTAGCGGGAGTTTTTCTTTCCGCGACGGGATTTATTCATGCTTATTCGCTGCGTGGAAACGCAATTTTAACTCCATTTGAGCCGAATTTCGGCCCGTTTGTGAAAGGATATTTGCTTTTAGTCTTACTTTTTCTGCTGGCTTCCTTCTTACGGAAGGAACCGAGAGCGGTCTAA
- the htpX gene encoding protease HtpX, whose product MWMIRRFGLFAITNLAVIATIAFLIRITGLASYLEKSGISYGGLLLFCTIWGMGGAFISLFISKFTAKMSMGVEIIDPRTAAGWQRDLVARVKRLADAAGLPMPEVGYYQSPEVNAFATGPSRSSALVAVSTGLLNGMDSGEIDGVLGHELSHVANGDMVTMTLVQGVVNSFVFFFAWIVSTLIASQLSRSDDDRGGGGFFMRFMIQQVLVMVFGLLGSIVVAYVSRAREYRADAGGAKLAGRSNMIAALERLKAAFTVDPVDQRGESIATLKISNRAGGFASLFATHPPLEERIAALRAKAY is encoded by the coding sequence ATGTGGATGATTCGTAGATTCGGATTGTTTGCGATAACAAACCTCGCAGTGATAGCAACGATCGCATTCTTAATAAGAATTACCGGTCTCGCCAGCTATCTGGAAAAATCGGGTATTTCGTACGGAGGATTGCTTCTTTTCTGCACGATATGGGGGATGGGCGGTGCATTTATTTCACTCTTCATTTCCAAATTTACCGCTAAAATGTCGATGGGAGTCGAGATTATAGATCCTCGTACGGCAGCAGGATGGCAAAGAGATTTGGTCGCACGAGTCAAAAGACTCGCAGACGCGGCTGGTTTACCGATGCCGGAAGTCGGCTATTATCAGTCTCCGGAAGTGAATGCTTTTGCAACCGGGCCTAGCCGATCTAGCGCGCTTGTGGCAGTTTCTACCGGACTTTTAAATGGAATGGATAGCGGAGAAATCGACGGAGTTCTCGGACACGAACTATCTCACGTTGCGAACGGAGATATGGTAACTATGACCCTAGTGCAGGGAGTGGTGAATTCATTCGTATTTTTCTTTGCTTGGATTGTGAGCACTCTAATTGCATCCCAGCTCAGTAGGAGCGATGACGATCGCGGAGGCGGAGGCTTCTTTATGCGGTTTATGATTCAACAAGTACTCGTAATGGTATTCGGATTGTTGGGTTCCATCGTGGTCGCTTACGTTTCGAGAGCCAGAGAATATCGTGCGGATGCCGGCGGTGCAAAATTAGCAGGCAGAAGTAATATGATTGCCGCGCTCGAACGGCTTAAAGCTGCCTTTACCGTCGACCCTGTAGATCAAAGAGGGGAATCGATTGCGACTCTTAAAATATCAAATCGCGCAGGCGGATTTGCTTCCCTATTTGCTACCCACCCTCCTTTAGAGGAAAGAATTGCTGCCTTACGAGCAAAAGCATATTAA
- a CDS encoding adenine phosphoribosyltransferase, whose product MSIVKSKIRTIPDYPKKGILFRDITSLLLDPEGLALTIGTFVDRYSNQGITKVAGIEARGFIIGAPVAFQLGAGFIPIRKKGKLPAETVAQEYDLEYGKDIIEIHKDSVFPGDKILLMDDLIATGGTMIAATKLLQRLGAVVTEAGVIIDLPDLGGASKLKKELGVDVYSICEFEGH is encoded by the coding sequence ATGTCCATCGTTAAATCAAAAATTCGCACCATTCCCGATTATCCCAAAAAAGGAATCCTTTTTCGCGATATCACTTCTCTCCTGTTGGATCCGGAAGGTCTAGCACTTACTATCGGAACCTTTGTGGACAGGTATTCCAACCAAGGAATTACGAAAGTTGCGGGAATCGAAGCTCGAGGTTTTATAATCGGCGCCCCCGTCGCTTTTCAATTGGGAGCCGGATTCATTCCGATTCGGAAAAAGGGAAAACTGCCTGCGGAAACCGTCGCCCAAGAATATGATCTTGAATACGGAAAGGATATCATTGAAATTCATAAGGACTCGGTCTTTCCGGGTGATAAAATTCTGCTAATGGACGATCTAATTGCGACCGGAGGCACTATGATCGCTGCGACGAAACTTTTGCAGCGTCTAGGCGCAGTGGTTACGGAAGCGGGCGTAATTATCGATTTACCCGATTTGGGAGGAGCTTCCAAATTGAAAAAAGAGTTAGGAGTCGATGTCTATTCTATCTGCGAATTCGAAGGCCATTGA
- a CDS encoding S1C family serine protease, with amino-acid sequence MPILKVAFVSFVFFVFSLPSFAEEKTDFDSVRKAVVQIKVYSQAINPYSPWTTDGVRASSGTGFLIGKKRILTNAHVVSNAKFIQVQRYNQTEWYRVKILFIAHDCDLAILEAEDGQFYKDSRDLELGEIPELNSPLIVVGYPIGGNKVSVTRGIVSRKEQSEYSHSSVDSHLVLQVDAAINPGNSGGPAIQDDKVVGVAFQVATKGENIGYLIPTNVIRHFLVDIEDGTYDGYVELGISFLNSFNVSLRKAKGIPDGLEGVFVTRILPHGSADGYLQEGDYLTEIDGSPIGRNGTTTLDKDARVDFTENVDNKHAGDRIKFKVFRGGKLIDISFEAKRMPDFDFMRNRYDAPYDYAMIGGLLFQEMSQDLLATWSRAGSTSGGSQFLYRYKYFIADRINRYKKADVILYRKLAHPVNSSSDYFLNLVVESVNGMPVNSLEDLKKILSSTKDRYLRLKFLDVELPLILDRNEAEAADRQIRSTYGLE; translated from the coding sequence ATGCCTATTCTTAAAGTTGCATTCGTTTCTTTTGTTTTTTTCGTATTTTCACTACCTTCCTTTGCAGAGGAGAAAACGGACTTTGATAGCGTTCGGAAGGCCGTAGTTCAAATCAAAGTCTACTCCCAAGCTATTAATCCATATTCCCCATGGACAACCGACGGAGTACGCGCAAGTTCTGGAACCGGTTTTTTGATCGGTAAGAAACGAATTCTTACGAACGCTCACGTGGTATCGAACGCAAAGTTCATTCAAGTGCAACGTTATAATCAAACCGAGTGGTATCGGGTAAAGATCCTATTTATTGCCCATGATTGCGACCTAGCCATCCTGGAAGCGGAAGATGGACAATTCTATAAGGATTCCCGTGATCTAGAGCTCGGAGAAATTCCCGAGCTGAATTCTCCATTAATCGTCGTAGGATATCCGATCGGCGGGAACAAAGTTTCCGTAACAAGAGGTATCGTTTCCCGGAAGGAACAATCGGAATATTCCCATTCGTCCGTCGATAGTCATCTCGTTCTTCAAGTGGATGCGGCAATCAATCCGGGTAATTCGGGCGGCCCGGCTATTCAGGACGATAAAGTAGTGGGTGTAGCCTTTCAAGTAGCTACCAAAGGAGAGAATATCGGATATCTGATTCCAACGAACGTTATCCGACATTTCTTAGTGGACATTGAAGATGGAACGTACGACGGCTATGTCGAGCTCGGGATCAGTTTTTTAAATTCCTTCAATGTTTCCCTTCGTAAAGCTAAAGGAATCCCCGATGGTCTAGAAGGGGTATTTGTTACTCGCATTCTTCCTCACGGTTCTGCAGACGGATATTTGCAAGAAGGAGATTATCTCACCGAGATCGACGGAAGTCCGATCGGGAGAAACGGAACCACCACTCTAGATAAGGATGCCAGAGTCGATTTTACGGAGAATGTCGACAACAAGCACGCAGGAGATAGAATTAAATTCAAGGTATTTCGTGGAGGAAAACTCATCGATATTTCCTTCGAGGCTAAGAGAATGCCCGACTTTGATTTTATGCGAAATCGTTACGACGCGCCGTACGACTATGCGATGATCGGCGGCCTACTCTTCCAAGAAATGTCTCAAGATCTTTTAGCGACATGGAGTCGTGCCGGAAGCACTTCGGGCGGCAGCCAGTTTCTATACAGGTATAAATATTTCATCGCAGATCGAATCAATCGTTATAAGAAGGCGGACGTAATCCTTTACAGAAAACTAGCCCATCCAGTAAATTCATCCTCCGATTATTTCCTCAATTTGGTAGTAGAATCCGTTAACGGAATGCCCGTGAATAGTTTGGAAGATTTGAAAAAGATTCTATCTTCGACAAAGGATCGTTACTTACGATTGAAGTTTCTGGACGTAGAACTTCCTTTAATTTTAGATCGGAACGAAGCGGAAGCCGCCGATCGTCAAATCCGTTCCACGTATGGGTTGGAGTAA
- a CDS encoding S1C family serine protease translates to MGWSNTLKFRIFSVIFAVFFSSMIAEAKSGKSSKVATTKKVQELKTSVSNASVKTKPEEELEKSIVQIKVSFQEPDYISPWKKKNPRVRRGVGIVIDGDKILVPAQILQYSTLVEVKKFSSYADTKATIFRIDPETNLALLKVDEKGFFQDLKPSEFQTSISYPKQISIYQLDNSGSIQSATGALLSLDLDLYPQGQIELPILDVNSTETLNGNGEVIVENGKVGGILFDFSGDKNAGRAIPSFLIRKFLGLSGNSQIAYKGFRHRPVTDEATKAYYGINGKNEGILVAEILPGSSADGILKPGDVILEFGGKKIDSKGYFEHPAYGKQVLSFIAHIGDEFGYEVGKKIPVSILREKKKMEVNLPLKPFPYTSIRIPHRDPSNRPDFYLDGGFLFVDLSENYLFEWGKDWRSRIDKKLLYLYDYHKFRSSGDNEGRIVLLSQVIPDESNNGYHEVFARILESVEGAPVLSVKDLMRKVKESKKNYISLLLDDGTEVILNKAELTSTNARINAQYKIPLSSMGERK, encoded by the coding sequence ATGGGTTGGAGTAACACATTGAAATTCCGTATTTTCTCAGTTATTTTTGCGGTATTCTTTTCTTCCATGATTGCGGAGGCAAAATCCGGAAAATCTTCCAAAGTCGCGACTACAAAAAAAGTTCAGGAATTAAAGACATCCGTTTCAAACGCCTCCGTCAAAACTAAACCGGAAGAGGAACTTGAAAAGAGCATCGTTCAGATCAAAGTTTCCTTTCAAGAACCGGATTATATTTCACCTTGGAAGAAAAAAAATCCGCGAGTTCGCCGAGGAGTCGGAATCGTTATCGATGGGGATAAAATATTAGTTCCTGCTCAAATTCTGCAATACTCGACTTTAGTAGAAGTTAAAAAATTCTCTTCCTATGCGGATACTAAAGCGACGATCTTTCGTATCGATCCGGAAACGAATCTTGCCCTACTAAAAGTTGACGAAAAAGGTTTCTTTCAGGATTTGAAACCTTCGGAATTTCAAACGAGTATCTCCTATCCCAAGCAGATATCCATTTACCAATTGGATAATTCCGGATCGATCCAAAGCGCGACAGGAGCCTTACTTAGCTTGGACTTGGATCTCTATCCGCAAGGGCAAATCGAACTTCCGATTCTAGACGTTAACTCGACGGAAACCTTAAACGGGAACGGAGAAGTCATCGTTGAAAATGGAAAAGTCGGCGGCATCCTATTTGATTTTAGCGGGGATAAAAACGCAGGCAGAGCAATTCCTTCCTTTTTAATCCGCAAATTTCTAGGACTTTCCGGAAATTCGCAAATCGCCTATAAAGGATTTCGGCATCGCCCGGTAACCGATGAGGCAACCAAAGCATATTACGGAATCAACGGAAAGAATGAGGGGATCCTTGTTGCAGAAATTCTCCCCGGAAGTTCGGCAGATGGAATTTTGAAACCGGGGGATGTGATCCTCGAATTCGGCGGCAAAAAAATCGATTCCAAGGGATATTTCGAACATCCGGCCTATGGTAAGCAGGTTCTTTCCTTTATCGCGCATATCGGCGATGAATTCGGATATGAAGTCGGTAAAAAGATTCCCGTCAGTATCCTTAGGGAAAAAAAGAAAATGGAAGTAAACCTCCCTCTAAAACCTTTTCCTTATACTTCGATTCGAATTCCCCATCGCGATCCTTCCAATCGACCCGATTTTTATTTGGATGGCGGTTTTCTGTTCGTAGATCTCTCGGAAAATTACCTGTTTGAGTGGGGAAAGGACTGGCGATCGCGAATAGATAAAAAGCTTTTATATTTGTACGATTATCATAAGTTCAGATCGTCCGGCGACAACGAAGGTAGAATCGTCCTATTATCACAGGTGATACCCGACGAATCGAATAACGGTTATCACGAAGTTTTTGCGAGAATTCTCGAATCAGTCGAAGGAGCTCCCGTCCTTTCCGTAAAGGACCTCATGCGAAAAGTGAAGGAATCCAAAAAGAATTACATTTCTCTATTGTTAGACGATGGAACCGAAGTGATTCTTAACAAAGCGGAACTTACAAGCACGAACGCTAGAATCAATGCACAATACAAAATTCCATTATCTTCGATGGGAGAGAGAAAATAA
- a CDS encoding AZOBR_p60025 family cell surface glycopolymer formation protein: MREDLRENKFLSFSGDFYRKIYKLLENQNTLILLFIFIYSLSSLLVWKKYDWNPTSQINFGKEYCDLNSLQVPKGAIVFHGEEGNLGAGYDGQIFYFYSRMISGLALDWPNGFETSVRAPRIGYPLLAAPFGWLGPYGTIFGMYFLHIFFMIISFLAIRDLLPNRQKILSVFYLFSPFALGSYILLVSDTILISLLVFAYWAYKKERFILFSLVGGLALLTKEQALFLLFPLGVDSLLKKDFRRSLWILTSLVLPGLWNLFLKFKFPEATPARFADFFDPLGGIIGYLREIYGLMVGSVPLDGGLFRSLAKKFSRFPLLILFLSGCTLLFRGDWKKGFPFRLGFALTMFSIFSAGYILYWATYENISRMFTVSIPLLILWQAEDDRLSAWHYWGICGIVLILFFVKIAFIAKPMTNSIW; this comes from the coding sequence GTGCGAGAAGATTTGCGTGAAAACAAGTTCCTATCATTCTCCGGTGATTTTTACCGAAAGATTTATAAACTATTAGAAAATCAAAATACGCTTATTCTCCTTTTTATTTTTATTTATTCACTTTCGTCCCTTCTGGTTTGGAAAAAATACGATTGGAACCCGACATCCCAAATTAATTTCGGAAAGGAATATTGCGACTTAAATTCCCTACAAGTACCAAAGGGCGCGATCGTCTTTCACGGGGAGGAAGGAAACTTAGGGGCCGGGTATGACGGCCAAATTTTCTATTTCTATTCTCGAATGATTTCAGGGCTTGCTTTGGATTGGCCCAACGGCTTTGAGACGAGCGTAAGAGCGCCTAGAATCGGATACCCGTTATTGGCCGCTCCATTCGGATGGCTCGGGCCGTACGGAACGATTTTCGGGATGTACTTCCTACATATATTTTTTATGATAATTTCCTTTTTGGCGATTCGTGATTTGTTACCGAATCGTCAAAAGATTCTCTCCGTCTTTTATTTATTTTCGCCTTTTGCCCTTGGCAGTTATATCCTTTTAGTTTCCGATACGATTCTAATTAGTCTTCTTGTGTTTGCGTACTGGGCTTACAAAAAGGAACGATTTATATTATTCTCATTAGTTGGCGGACTCGCGCTTCTTACAAAAGAACAGGCATTGTTTTTACTTTTTCCTCTTGGCGTCGATTCTCTTCTCAAGAAAGACTTTCGCCGAAGTCTTTGGATTCTTACTAGTCTAGTTCTTCCCGGTCTCTGGAATTTATTTTTAAAATTCAAATTTCCGGAAGCTACGCCGGCTCGTTTTGCGGATTTTTTCGATCCGTTAGGCGGAATTATCGGTTATCTAAGAGAGATTTACGGCTTGATGGTCGGATCCGTTCCTCTTGATGGCGGACTGTTTCGCTCCTTAGCTAAAAAGTTTTCCAGATTCCCGTTGCTTATTCTGTTTTTGAGCGGCTGTACGCTTCTTTTTCGAGGGGATTGGAAAAAGGGATTTCCGTTTCGACTGGGTTTCGCGCTTACTATGTTTTCAATATTCTCGGCCGGATATATTTTATACTGGGCTACGTATGAAAACATCTCCCGTATGTTTACCGTTTCCATCCCGCTGCTGATTCTTTGGCAGGCGGAAGACGATCGACTTTCGGCTTGGCACTATTGGGGAATTTGCGGCATCGTCTTGATCTTATTTTTCGTTAAGATCGCGTTTATCGCCAAGCCGATGACGAACAGTATCTGGTAA
- a CDS encoding Fur family transcriptional regulator → MNEDKKAASRKTKQKEEIFRVIQDAKGPLSVKEIYDLSKITLKNIGIATVYRTVNNLLESEKIHEIKLPGESSRFETSHLEHHHHFHCIRCDRVFDVEVCPFPIENLPKGFRVDSHEIILYGVCSECNLTSK, encoded by the coding sequence ATGAACGAAGATAAGAAAGCCGCGTCTCGGAAGACAAAACAGAAAGAGGAAATTTTTCGTGTGATCCAAGATGCGAAAGGTCCCCTATCCGTAAAGGAAATCTACGACCTTTCTAAAATCACATTAAAGAATATCGGAATAGCGACAGTCTACAGAACCGTAAATAACCTATTAGAATCCGAAAAAATTCACGAGATAAAACTTCCAGGAGAATCGTCTCGTTTTGAAACGAGTCATTTAGAACACCATCATCATTTTCATTGCATCAGATGCGATCGAGTGTTCGATGTGGAAGTTTGTCCTTTCCCGATCGAAAACTTACCTAAAGGATTTCGAGTAGACTCCCATGAGATCATTCTTTATGGGGTTTGCTCGGAATGTAACCTAACCAGCAAATGA
- the zigA gene encoding zinc metallochaperone GTPase ZigA has protein sequence MLKFMLVSRRLPVTVLSGFLGSGKTTVLNHILKNREGLKVAVIVNDMSEVNIDANLIKSGGAQLSRTEETLVELSNGCICCTLREDLLSEISKLAKNGKFDYLLIESTGIAEPLPVAETFTFEDESGFSLSQIADLDTMVTVIDARNFLKDYSSTEDLSDRDLAANEDDSRAIVDLLIEQVEFANVLLINKIDLVSQKELIGLTSILKRLNPDALIVPIQEGEVDPKLILNTGRFDFLKAAEAPGWLKELRGEHLPETEEFGVSSFVYRARKPFHPHRFWDILQEEWPGVIRSKGFFWLATRPDWVGGWSQAGGACRTENAGLWWAATARSEWPEAESEKEILAQWQEPYGDRRQEIVLIGVDMDHEEIASLLDGCLVTEEEFSYGPSGWESFSDPFPDWEVRMEEELENPSR, from the coding sequence ATGCTGAAATTCATGTTAGTTTCTCGCCGACTTCCAGTCACTGTCCTATCCGGATTTTTGGGTTCCGGAAAAACCACGGTATTAAATCATATTTTAAAAAACCGTGAGGGTCTCAAAGTTGCAGTCATCGTAAACGATATGAGTGAAGTGAATATCGATGCGAACCTGATAAAATCCGGGGGCGCACAGCTATCCCGTACGGAAGAAACTTTGGTCGAACTTTCCAACGGTTGTATTTGCTGTACGTTGCGCGAAGATTTATTAAGCGAAATTTCTAAGCTTGCGAAAAACGGTAAATTCGATTACTTACTCATTGAATCCACAGGTATCGCTGAACCTCTTCCTGTTGCGGAAACCTTTACATTCGAGGACGAGTCGGGTTTTTCTCTCTCGCAAATCGCCGATCTGGATACGATGGTGACGGTCATCGACGCTAGGAACTTTCTAAAGGATTATTCCTCCACCGAAGATCTTTCTGACCGAGATTTGGCGGCAAACGAAGACGATTCTAGAGCAATCGTCGATCTTTTAATCGAGCAAGTTGAATTTGCGAATGTTCTTTTGATCAATAAAATAGATTTGGTTTCGCAGAAAGAGTTAATCGGCCTGACTTCCATTTTGAAACGCTTGAACCCGGACGCTCTCATCGTTCCTATACAAGAAGGTGAAGTGGATCCGAAACTTATTTTAAATACGGGCAGATTCGATTTTTTAAAAGCTGCGGAAGCTCCAGGTTGGTTGAAAGAGCTTCGGGGAGAACATCTACCGGAGACGGAAGAGTTCGGAGTTAGTTCCTTTGTATACCGTGCAAGAAAACCGTTTCACCCCCATAGGTTTTGGGACATCCTTCAGGAGGAATGGCCTGGAGTAATCCGTTCCAAAGGATTTTTTTGGTTGGCCACTCGACCCGATTGGGTAGGCGGATGGTCTCAAGCGGGCGGCGCCTGTCGAACTGAAAATGCGGGACTCTGGTGGGCGGCAACCGCTCGATCGGAATGGCCCGAAGCAGAATCGGAAAAAGAAATCTTAGCGCAATGGCAGGAACCGTATGGGGATCGAAGACAGGAAATCGTTTTAATCGGAGTTGACATGGACCACGAAGAAATCGCAAGCTTACTAGACGGTTGTCTCGTTACTGAGGAAGAATTTTCTTACGGTCCGAGCGGTTGGGAATCCTTTTCGGATCCGTTCCCAGATTGGGAAGTTCGGATGGAGGAAGAACTCGAAAATCCGTCCAGATAG
- a CDS encoding leucine-rich repeat domain-containing protein, producing MRGVAILLGIVLIGCLFPAKSGLPIRTQTGKTLGYYPVETRWIGFDQAPSLGDLSSFQKVEILEFPLSNLSSLEKLPQLPRLRYINLSDTKVRDFKPLEKQPKLDSIILNGIQINDIDIATYSGWNRLTRIELSNTKVSRLEFLGFGCAVRHLELRNTLVSDLRPLANCLQLRELYLQGTKVSNLAPLYGLNELMHLQLDRTSVADEEISGLRKKLPYLKVFPGMRKILNSETGLDR from the coding sequence ATGAGAGGAGTTGCGATTCTTTTAGGAATAGTTTTAATCGGATGCTTATTCCCTGCAAAATCAGGATTGCCGATCAGGACTCAGACTGGAAAAACGTTAGGCTATTATCCGGTGGAAACTCGATGGATCGGTTTTGACCAAGCTCCGTCGCTCGGAGATCTCTCTTCCTTTCAGAAAGTGGAAATCTTGGAATTTCCTCTTTCGAATCTTTCGTCACTAGAAAAGCTACCGCAATTACCGCGCCTTCGATATATCAATCTTAGCGATACGAAAGTCCGCGATTTTAAACCCTTAGAAAAGCAACCCAAGTTAGATTCAATTATCCTTAACGGAATTCAGATTAATGATATCGATATCGCCACGTATTCGGGCTGGAATCGGCTTACTCGAATCGAACTTTCTAACACAAAAGTTTCTAGGTTGGAATTTCTGGGTTTCGGATGCGCAGTTAGACATTTAGAACTTCGAAATACTCTCGTTTCCGATCTTCGGCCTTTGGCAAATTGTTTGCAACTAAGGGAATTGTATCTTCAGGGGACCAAGGTTTCAAACCTGGCTCCGTTATACGGATTAAACGAACTCATGCATTTGCAGTTGGACCGGACTTCCGTCGCGGACGAAGAAATCAGCGGTCTTAGAAAGAAATTACCGTATCTAAAAGTCTTTCCCGGCATGCGCAAAATTCTAAATTCTGAAACCGGATTAGATAGATAA
- a CDS encoding YbaB/EbfC family nucleoid-associated protein: MFGGKNLENLKQMNQMRVRMKRLEKELQALSFEGKSKNDLVTCVSDGKLVVQEIRIEDELLAKNDKKLLQKSIKQAVNQSIESAQKAAEERMGEFRGLLSGAP, translated from the coding sequence ATGTTCGGCGGAAAGAACTTAGAGAATCTAAAACAGATGAATCAGATGCGCGTTCGGATGAAGCGTCTGGAAAAAGAACTGCAAGCATTATCTTTCGAAGGAAAATCCAAGAACGATTTAGTTACATGCGTTTCGGACGGAAAACTCGTAGTACAGGAAATTCGAATCGAAGACGAGTTGTTGGCCAAGAACGACAAAAAACTATTACAGAAAAGTATAAAGCAGGCCGTGAACCAGTCGATCGAATCGGCTCAAAAAGCGGCAGAAGAGAGAATGGGGGAATTTCGGGGATTGCTTTCCGGAGCGCCTTAA